The proteins below come from a single Nocardioides eburneiflavus genomic window:
- a CDS encoding SurA N-terminal domain-containing protein, whose translation MTHLMRTRTALGLVAATSLLALSACGGSGDSSADSEKDASPSETSSASAGAGAEGGPDLDAIPDVVAEVNGEEVTKDEFVPIYEAAFAQAASQAQMGGEAPDEEQLRKQTADDLVDTELLAQEAEARGLEVSDDDVDAELTDLAEQNGMKSADELLEAVEQQGVTAEQARDQVETQVLVEQLVTDESGPIEPTDKELRELYAQAKEQQAQAGEQAQKIPPFAQVRDQLAEQATNQQIGKVATALVEDLRANADITINL comes from the coding sequence ATGACTCACCTGATGCGAACCCGTACTGCCCTCGGCCTCGTGGCCGCCACCAGCCTTCTCGCCCTCTCTGCGTGCGGCGGCAGCGGCGACTCGTCTGCCGACTCCGAGAAGGACGCCTCGCCGAGCGAGACCTCGAGCGCGAGCGCCGGCGCCGGCGCCGAGGGAGGCCCCGACCTCGACGCGATCCCCGACGTGGTGGCCGAGGTCAACGGCGAGGAGGTCACCAAGGACGAGTTCGTCCCGATCTACGAGGCAGCATTCGCGCAGGCCGCGTCCCAGGCCCAGATGGGCGGCGAGGCCCCCGACGAGGAGCAGCTGCGCAAGCAGACCGCCGACGACCTCGTCGACACCGAGCTCCTCGCCCAGGAGGCCGAGGCGCGCGGGCTCGAGGTCAGCGACGACGACGTCGACGCCGAGCTCACCGACCTCGCCGAGCAGAACGGCATGAAGTCCGCCGACGAGCTTCTCGAGGCCGTCGAGCAGCAGGGCGTCACCGCGGAGCAGGCCCGCGACCAGGTCGAGACCCAGGTCCTCGTCGAGCAGCTCGTCACGGACGAGAGCGGTCCGATCGAGCCGACCGACAAGGAGCTCCGCGAGCTCTACGCGCAGGCCAAGGAGCAGCAGGCGCAGGCGGGCGAGCAGGCGCAGAAGATCCCGCCGTTCGCCCAGGTGCGCGACCAGCTCGCCGAGCAGGCCACCAACCAGCAGATCGGCAAGGTCGCGACGGCGCTCGTCGAGGACCTGCGCGCCAACGCCGACATCACGATCAACCTCTAG
- a CDS encoding helical backbone metal receptor: protein MRDDLGADVRLGGPARRVVCLVPSLTEAIAASAPDRLVGATDWCTHPPDLDVPRVRGTKNPDLAAIRDLAPDLVVANQEENRELDVRRLRDSGVAVWVTRIETVEESLASMSRLFTAALGLADPPWLGEARSLWATPLSPRLRVAVPIWRDPWMVVGAQTYTDHLLARAGLTNVLAHGPTARHGRYPTLTPEEIDGAGADLVLLPDEPYVFTADDGPEALRTPTRLVSGRQLTWYGPAMVEAHAVLTGLSG, encoded by the coding sequence ATGCGTGACGACCTCGGTGCCGACGTCCGGCTGGGCGGCCCTGCGCGACGGGTGGTCTGCCTCGTCCCGTCCCTCACCGAGGCGATCGCGGCGTCCGCGCCGGACCGGCTGGTCGGAGCGACCGACTGGTGCACCCACCCGCCCGACCTCGACGTGCCCCGGGTCCGCGGCACCAAGAACCCCGACCTCGCCGCGATCCGCGACCTCGCTCCCGACCTCGTGGTCGCCAACCAGGAGGAGAACCGCGAGCTGGACGTGCGCCGGCTCCGCGACTCCGGCGTCGCCGTGTGGGTGACCCGGATCGAGACGGTCGAGGAGTCGCTGGCGTCGATGTCGCGGCTGTTCACCGCGGCCCTGGGCCTGGCGGACCCGCCGTGGCTCGGCGAGGCGCGGTCGCTGTGGGCCACCCCGCTGTCCCCGCGGTTGCGCGTGGCGGTCCCGATCTGGCGCGACCCGTGGATGGTGGTCGGGGCGCAGACCTACACCGACCACCTGCTGGCCCGGGCCGGCCTGACCAACGTGCTGGCCCACGGCCCGACCGCGCGCCACGGGCGCTACCCCACCCTCACGCCGGAGGAGATCGACGGCGCCGGCGCCGACCTGGTGCTGCTGCCCGACGAGCCGTACGTCTTCACGGCCGACGACGGGCCGGAGGCCCTGCGCACGCCGACGCGGCTGGTGTCGGGCCGGCAGCTGACCTGGTACGGCCCGGCGATGGTCGAGGCGCACGCCGTCCTGACCGGGCTGTCTGGATAG
- the icmF gene encoding fused isobutyryl-CoA mutase/GTPase IcmF, producing the protein MADLPRPELHRPQHPIRLVTASSLFDGHDASINIMRRIFMSQGCEVIHLGHNRSVQEVVDAALEEDVQGVAVSSYQGGHVEYFEYLVESLRAAGADHVKVVGGGGGVIVPSEITRLRESGVTIFSPEDGQKMGLVGMINSVVADCDTDLWADRAVTVDQVLTGDRFAVARAITGAEEGRLDETMLAELRDAAARRVVPVLGITGTGGSGKSSLTDEVVRRFRTDQQDKLRIAVVAVDPTRRKGGGALLGDRIRANSLDGDRVFFRSLATRGAHEVPEHLGDVITVMKAAGHDLVIVETPGIGQGDAGIVPLVDHSLYVMTPEFGAASQLEKIDMLDFADTVAINKFERRGAKDALRDVGRQLVRNREAFGKQPHDMPVFGTSAATFNDDGVTALYQHLRDELAGVGLAVSEGTLPHTDVRHSSGIRQVVPADRVRYLSEITETVRGYHARTAELAEVARNLQRVQYVADQLADGDLGQVAALLESARRAVPHEVADQIERWPAVVESYSGDEQVVVVRDREIHTKLTRESLSGNKIPRVSLPRFTDHGELVRFWRNENLPGYFPFTAGVFPFKRDNEDPARMFAGEGDPARTNRRFKILSEGNDATRLSTAFDSVTLYGRDPDPRPDVYGKVGTSGVSVATLDDMKALYDGFDLVAPTTSVSMTINGPAPTVLAFFLNTAIDQQVDAFREREGREPSDDERARLAAYALANVRGTVQADILKEDQGQNTCLFSTEFSLRMMADIQEWFIAHQVRNFYSVSISGYHIAEAGANPISQLAFTLANGFTYVEAYLARGMDIDDFAPNLSFFFSNGMDPEYSVLGRVARRIWAVTMKEKYGASERSQKLKYHVQTSGRSLHAQEMDFNDIRTTLQALIAIYDNANSLHTNAYDEAVTTPTEESVRRALAIQLIINREWGLAMNENPLQGSYVIDDLTDLVEAAVLQEFDSINERGGVLGAMETGYQRGRIQDESMLYEHRKHDGSLPIIGVNTFVKESAADAQPKEIELARATDAEKESQLSRVRAFQAAHATEAQQALARLKDAAVAGENVFAVLMDAARVCSLQQVTEAFFEVGGQYRRNV; encoded by the coding sequence ATGGCCGACCTCCCCCGTCCCGAGCTGCACCGTCCGCAGCACCCGATCCGCCTCGTCACCGCCTCCAGCCTGTTCGACGGCCACGACGCGTCGATCAACATCATGCGGCGGATCTTCATGAGCCAGGGCTGCGAGGTCATCCACCTCGGCCACAACCGCTCCGTCCAGGAGGTCGTCGACGCGGCGCTCGAGGAGGACGTGCAGGGCGTCGCCGTGTCGTCCTACCAGGGCGGGCACGTGGAGTACTTCGAGTACCTCGTCGAGTCGCTGCGCGCCGCGGGCGCCGACCACGTCAAGGTCGTCGGCGGCGGGGGCGGCGTGATCGTGCCGTCCGAGATCACGCGCCTGCGCGAGTCGGGCGTCACGATCTTCTCCCCCGAGGACGGCCAGAAGATGGGCCTCGTCGGGATGATCAACTCCGTCGTCGCCGACTGCGACACCGACCTGTGGGCCGACCGGGCGGTCACCGTCGACCAGGTCCTGACCGGGGACCGCTTCGCCGTCGCCCGCGCGATCACCGGTGCCGAGGAGGGTCGCCTCGACGAGACGATGCTCGCCGAGCTCCGGGACGCCGCCGCCCGCCGCGTCGTACCCGTCCTCGGCATCACCGGCACCGGCGGCTCGGGCAAGTCCTCGCTGACCGACGAGGTCGTACGCCGCTTCCGCACCGACCAGCAGGACAAGCTGCGCATCGCGGTGGTCGCCGTCGACCCGACCCGGCGCAAGGGTGGCGGCGCGCTGCTCGGCGACCGGATCCGGGCGAACTCGCTCGACGGCGACCGGGTCTTCTTCCGCTCGCTCGCCACCCGCGGCGCCCACGAGGTGCCCGAGCACCTCGGCGACGTGATCACCGTGATGAAGGCCGCCGGCCACGACCTGGTGATCGTGGAGACGCCCGGCATCGGCCAGGGCGACGCCGGCATCGTGCCCCTGGTCGACCACTCGCTCTACGTGATGACGCCGGAGTTCGGCGCCGCCTCGCAGCTGGAGAAGATCGACATGCTCGACTTCGCCGACACGGTCGCGATCAACAAGTTCGAGCGCCGCGGCGCCAAGGACGCGCTGCGCGACGTCGGTCGCCAGCTGGTGCGCAACCGGGAGGCCTTCGGCAAGCAGCCCCACGACATGCCGGTCTTCGGCACGAGCGCCGCCACCTTCAACGACGACGGCGTGACCGCGCTCTACCAGCACCTGCGTGACGAGCTCGCCGGCGTCGGCCTGGCCGTCAGCGAGGGCACGCTGCCGCACACCGACGTACGCCACTCCTCCGGCATCCGGCAGGTCGTCCCGGCCGACCGGGTGCGCTACCTCAGCGAGATCACCGAGACGGTCCGCGGCTACCACGCGAGGACGGCCGAGCTGGCCGAGGTGGCCCGCAACCTCCAGCGCGTGCAGTACGTCGCCGACCAGCTCGCCGACGGCGACCTGGGTCAGGTCGCCGCCCTCCTCGAGTCCGCGCGCAGGGCCGTCCCCCACGAGGTCGCCGACCAGATCGAGCGCTGGCCCGCGGTCGTGGAGTCCTACTCCGGCGACGAGCAGGTCGTCGTGGTGCGCGACCGGGAGATCCACACCAAGCTGACCCGCGAGTCCCTCAGCGGCAACAAGATCCCGCGCGTCTCGCTGCCCCGCTTCACCGACCACGGCGAGCTGGTCCGCTTCTGGCGCAACGAGAACCTCCCCGGCTACTTCCCGTTCACCGCGGGCGTCTTCCCGTTCAAGCGCGACAACGAGGACCCGGCCCGCATGTTCGCCGGCGAGGGCGACCCGGCACGGACCAACCGCCGCTTCAAGATCCTCTCCGAGGGCAACGACGCCACCCGCCTCTCGACGGCGTTCGACTCGGTGACCCTCTACGGCCGCGACCCCGACCCGCGCCCCGACGTCTACGGCAAGGTCGGCACCTCCGGCGTCTCGGTCGCGACGCTCGACGACATGAAGGCGCTGTACGACGGCTTCGACCTCGTCGCCCCGACCACCAGCGTCAGCATGACGATCAACGGCCCCGCCCCGACGGTGCTGGCGTTCTTCCTCAACACCGCGATCGACCAGCAGGTCGACGCCTTCCGCGAGCGGGAGGGCCGCGAGCCGTCGGACGACGAGCGCGCCCGGCTGGCGGCGTACGCCCTCGCCAACGTCCGCGGCACGGTGCAGGCCGACATCCTCAAGGAGGACCAGGGCCAGAACACCTGCCTGTTCTCGACCGAGTTCAGCCTCCGGATGATGGCCGACATCCAGGAGTGGTTCATCGCCCACCAGGTGCGCAACTTCTACTCGGTGTCGATCTCCGGCTACCACATCGCCGAGGCCGGGGCGAACCCCATCAGCCAGCTCGCGTTCACCCTCGCCAACGGCTTCACCTACGTCGAGGCCTACCTCGCGCGCGGCATGGACATCGACGACTTCGCGCCGAACCTGTCGTTCTTCTTCTCCAACGGCATGGACCCCGAGTACAGCGTGCTCGGCCGCGTCGCGCGCCGCATCTGGGCGGTGACGATGAAGGAGAAGTACGGCGCCTCCGAGCGCTCGCAGAAGCTGAAGTACCACGTGCAGACGAGCGGCCGGTCGCTCCACGCGCAGGAGATGGACTTCAACGACATCCGCACCACGCTGCAGGCGCTCATCGCGATCTACGACAACGCCAACAGCCTCCACACCAACGCCTACGACGAGGCGGTGACGACCCCGACGGAGGAGTCCGTGCGCCGCGCGCTGGCGATCCAGCTGATCATCAACCGCGAGTGGGGCCTGGCGATGAACGAGAACCCCCTCCAGGGCTCGTACGTCATCGACGACCTCACCGACCTCGTCGAGGCAGCGGTCCTCCAGGAGTTCGACTCGATCAACGAGCGCGGCGGCGTTCTGGGGGCGATGGAGACCGGCTACCAGCGCGGGCGGATCCAGGACGAGTCGATGCTCTACGAGCACCGCAAGCACGACGGCTCGCTGCCGATCATCGGCGTCAACACCTTCGTCAAGGAGTCGGCGGCGGACGCGCAGCCCAAGGAGATCGAGCTGGCCCGCGCGACCGACGCCGAGAAGGAGTCGCAGCTCTCGCGCGTACGCGCCTTCCAGGCTGCGCACGCCACCGAGGCGCAGCAGGCGCTCGCGCGGCTCAAGGACGCGGCGGTGGCCGGCGAGAACGTGTTCGCCGTGCTGATGGACGCAGCGAGGGTCTGCTCGCTCCAGCAGGTCACCGAGGCGTTCTTCGAGGTGGGCGGCCAGTACCGCAGGAACGTCTGA
- a CDS encoding response regulator — protein MCLRSLVADDEPDIRDFIGHVLERAGHHVTTVGDGAEALERASEQDFDLMVLDHHMPRMTGLAVADELSRACPDTKVLLMSGDLDVGRAHPHFLPKPFNRGEFMAAVDSLLGPAD, from the coding sequence ATGTGCCTGCGCAGCCTCGTGGCCGACGACGAGCCGGACATCCGCGACTTCATCGGCCACGTGCTCGAGCGGGCCGGGCACCACGTGACGACCGTGGGGGACGGGGCCGAGGCCCTCGAGCGGGCCTCGGAGCAGGACTTCGACCTGATGGTGCTCGACCACCACATGCCCCGGATGACCGGACTCGCCGTGGCCGACGAGCTGAGCCGGGCGTGCCCGGACACGAAGGTCCTGCTCATGTCGGGCGACCTCGACGTGGGTCGCGCCCACCCGCACTTCCTGCCCAAGCCGTTCAACCGCGGCGAGTTCATGGCCGCGGTGGACAGCCTGCTGGGCCCTGCCGACTGA
- a CDS encoding aminobutyraldehyde dehydrogenase, giving the protein MTDTIQNFIDGELVASATTDFIDLVDPVTGEPDGRSPISTPDEVDRAYAAAERASASWKRLTPGARQAYLLDLATAVADRRDEISAVQARDTGQPVRYIASEEVDQGVDQLRFFAGAARLLEGKSSGEYLEGHTSAIRREPIGVVGQVTPWNYPFAMAIWKIAPALAAGNTIVLKPSDTTPRSTVLLAEIAGAILPPGVLNVVNGDASTGRYLVEHPTPGLVAITGSVRAGTEVALSAARSLKRVHLELGGKAPVVVMPDADLPRAAELIAAAAYFNAGQDCTAATRVIAHGSVHDELTDLLVKAAEGTRPGPPSDDEAEYGPLNNAAHLAKVEAFLADLPGHATVRTGGTRHGDAGFFFAPTVVTGVRQDDRIVQEEVFGPVLTVQSFDDEADAVAMANGVPYGLAASVWTRDVGVADRLTRELDFGCVWVNTHIPFVSEMPHGGFGSSGYGKDLSGYGFDDYTRIKHVMTAHY; this is encoded by the coding sequence GTGACCGACACGATCCAGAACTTCATCGACGGCGAGCTGGTCGCCTCGGCCACCACCGACTTCATCGACCTCGTCGACCCGGTGACGGGCGAGCCCGACGGGCGCTCCCCGATCTCGACGCCCGACGAGGTCGACCGGGCGTACGCCGCCGCCGAGCGCGCGTCGGCCTCGTGGAAGCGCCTCACGCCCGGGGCGCGACAGGCGTACCTCCTCGACCTCGCCACCGCTGTCGCGGACCGCCGCGACGAGATCAGTGCGGTGCAGGCCCGGGACACCGGACAGCCGGTGCGCTACATCGCCAGCGAGGAGGTCGACCAGGGTGTCGACCAGCTGCGCTTCTTCGCCGGCGCGGCGCGGCTGCTCGAGGGCAAGTCGTCGGGGGAGTACCTCGAGGGCCACACCTCCGCCATCCGCCGCGAGCCGATCGGTGTCGTCGGCCAGGTGACGCCGTGGAACTACCCCTTCGCGATGGCGATCTGGAAGATCGCGCCCGCGCTCGCCGCCGGCAACACGATCGTGCTCAAGCCCAGCGACACCACCCCGCGCTCGACGGTGCTCCTCGCCGAGATCGCCGGCGCGATCCTGCCGCCGGGCGTGCTCAACGTGGTCAACGGCGACGCCTCCACCGGCCGCTACCTCGTCGAGCACCCGACGCCCGGGCTCGTCGCGATCACCGGGTCCGTCCGGGCAGGCACCGAGGTCGCGCTGTCGGCGGCGAGGTCGCTCAAGCGCGTCCACCTCGAGCTCGGCGGCAAGGCTCCCGTGGTCGTCATGCCGGACGCCGACCTGCCGCGCGCGGCGGAGCTGATCGCGGCGGCCGCCTACTTCAACGCCGGCCAGGACTGCACCGCCGCCACCCGCGTCATCGCGCACGGCAGCGTCCACGACGAGCTCACCGACCTGCTCGTGAAGGCGGCCGAGGGCACCCGCCCCGGGCCGCCGTCGGACGACGAGGCGGAGTACGGCCCGCTCAACAACGCCGCACACCTCGCCAAGGTGGAGGCGTTCCTCGCCGACCTCCCCGGCCACGCGACCGTCCGCACCGGCGGCACCCGCCACGGCGACGCGGGGTTCTTCTTCGCGCCGACGGTCGTCACGGGCGTGCGCCAGGACGACCGCATCGTGCAGGAGGAGGTCTTCGGTCCGGTGCTCACCGTCCAGTCCTTCGACGACGAGGCCGACGCGGTCGCGATGGCCAACGGCGTGCCGTACGGCCTCGCTGCCAGCGTGTGGACCCGCGACGTCGGGGTCGCCGACCGGCTCACCCGCGAGCTCGACTTCGGCTGCGTGTGGGTCAACACCCACATCCCGTTCGTCTCCGAGATGCCGCACGGCGGGTTCGGGTCGTCGGGCTACGGCAAGGACCTGTCGGGCTACGGCTTCGACGACTACACGCGCATCAAGCACGTGATGACCGCCCACTACTGA
- a CDS encoding MarR family winged helix-turn-helix transcriptional regulator, with translation MTRDPISEAHRQWVAHGWGDAADGMAMVTSVVRAQQLLMERIDAVLRPRGLTFARYEVLRLLSFARDAAMPMSRLGSLLQVHPTSVTSAVDRLVAQGYVERVRSDEDKRVVRAVLTDPGREAVDEATAALNGAVFEAPGLPGGEVRALTDRLTALRNGLGDGEPDR, from the coding sequence ATGACCCGCGACCCGATCAGCGAGGCCCACCGCCAGTGGGTGGCCCACGGATGGGGGGACGCCGCCGACGGGATGGCGATGGTGACGTCGGTGGTCCGCGCCCAGCAGCTGCTGATGGAGCGGATCGACGCCGTCCTGCGGCCGCGCGGCCTGACGTTCGCCCGCTACGAGGTGCTGCGCCTGCTGTCCTTCGCCCGCGACGCCGCGATGCCGATGTCGCGGCTCGGCTCGCTGCTCCAGGTGCACCCCACCAGCGTCACCAGCGCCGTCGACCGGCTCGTCGCCCAGGGCTACGTCGAGCGCGTGCGCAGCGACGAGGACAAGCGGGTCGTACGCGCGGTGCTCACCGACCCGGGCCGCGAGGCGGTCGACGAGGCGACCGCGGCCCTCAACGGCGCCGTCTTCGAGGCGCCCGGGCTGCCCGGGGGCGAGGTGCGTGCCCTCACCGACCGCCTCACCGCGCTGCGCAACGGCCTGGGCGACGGGGAGCCCGACAGGTGA
- a CDS encoding ATP-binding protein gives MTTAPATALSPARAAGFALAYALLTVVGRLTAIEGQVLSLIWPGSGVAILWLLAESSRHVARVLLPLMAIHGVLVVVTGVSPVLGFFGALSVTVQTAVIGLLLRRWCPEMLGAGGTASIRSPRTLTMAGAAVAVGCLAGALIGTAGVWADAADATAMTAVAWFARHVVGVLTIGAVGHLAWEWHTQDIPPRTHEGRRVELAVLWIVSVGTTVAVFLQPHPVTFMLIGFAVWSAARFRTFPAALHCLALGTIALALSLTGHGPFDAIVDPVAEVLISQLFVVGVLLTGLAVGALGDRVDVLFAAATRAREEAAEQAELLAEMTESMGEGLVVLDPDGRVERSNGASRRLAHRVSPGATDADAVADLVELLLRPDAAEASAARAELGVGDVVIPLRSGEEIVLAVSRAALSRGAGRAGVLLVLREVTEHRSGLRPLAGFASTAAHDLRGPLSAIRSWLSLAVDDLEPDSDAMMPLRRAERSAEQMADLIGDLLEHALAEAGDLRATDVRLAGPDGVLAQTAGLLGPDDVLEVDADLPAVHADPVAVRQLFGNLIGNAVKYAVPGEPAAITVRAQRHGARVVVEIEDRGVGVEEEERSLIFQRFHRSGSVRAHFRGTGMGLTICQTIVHRHGGTIECLAGPGGRGSVFRFDLPAAG, from the coding sequence ATGACGACGGCCCCCGCGACGGCCCTGTCGCCGGCTCGGGCCGCAGGCTTCGCACTCGCGTACGCGCTGCTGACCGTCGTCGGCCGGCTGACCGCGATCGAGGGACAGGTCCTCAGCCTGATCTGGCCGGGCTCGGGGGTCGCGATCCTGTGGCTGCTGGCGGAGTCGTCGCGCCACGTCGCCCGCGTGCTGCTGCCGCTGATGGCGATCCACGGGGTGCTGGTGGTCGTCACGGGCGTCTCTCCGGTCCTGGGCTTCTTCGGTGCCCTGTCGGTCACCGTGCAGACGGCCGTGATCGGCCTGCTCCTGCGGCGGTGGTGCCCCGAGATGCTCGGCGCCGGCGGCACCGCCAGCATCCGGTCGCCGCGCACGCTGACCATGGCCGGCGCGGCCGTCGCCGTCGGCTGCCTCGCCGGCGCCCTGATCGGCACGGCCGGCGTGTGGGCCGACGCCGCCGACGCGACGGCGATGACCGCCGTGGCCTGGTTCGCCCGTCACGTCGTGGGGGTCCTCACGATCGGTGCGGTCGGCCACCTCGCCTGGGAGTGGCACACCCAGGACATCCCGCCCCGCACCCACGAGGGCCGCCGCGTGGAGCTGGCCGTGCTGTGGATCGTGTCGGTGGGCACCACGGTCGCCGTGTTCCTCCAGCCCCACCCGGTGACCTTCATGCTGATCGGGTTCGCGGTGTGGTCCGCCGCGCGCTTCCGGACCTTCCCCGCGGCGTTGCACTGCCTGGCCCTCGGCACCATCGCCCTCGCGCTGAGCCTCACCGGCCACGGCCCCTTCGACGCGATCGTGGACCCGGTGGCAGAGGTGCTGATCTCCCAGCTCTTCGTGGTCGGAGTGCTGCTGACCGGGCTGGCGGTGGGGGCGCTGGGCGACCGCGTCGACGTGCTCTTCGCCGCGGCGACCCGAGCCCGCGAGGAGGCGGCCGAGCAGGCCGAGCTGCTCGCCGAGATGACCGAGAGCATGGGCGAGGGCCTGGTCGTGCTCGACCCCGACGGCCGCGTCGAGCGCAGCAACGGCGCCAGCCGGCGACTCGCCCACCGGGTGAGCCCGGGCGCCACCGACGCCGACGCGGTCGCCGACCTCGTCGAGCTGCTGCTCCGACCCGACGCCGCCGAGGCCAGCGCCGCGCGTGCCGAGCTCGGCGTGGGCGACGTGGTGATCCCACTGCGCAGCGGCGAGGAGATCGTGCTGGCGGTGTCCCGGGCCGCGCTGTCGCGCGGAGCCGGGCGCGCCGGCGTGCTGCTCGTGCTGCGCGAAGTGACCGAGCACCGCTCCGGCCTGCGCCCGCTCGCCGGCTTCGCCTCGACGGCCGCGCACGACCTGCGCGGGCCCCTGTCGGCCATCCGTTCCTGGCTCTCCCTGGCCGTCGACGACCTCGAGCCCGACTCCGACGCGATGATGCCCCTGCGCCGCGCCGAGCGCTCCGCCGAGCAGATGGCCGACCTGATCGGCGACCTCCTCGAGCACGCGCTCGCCGAGGCGGGCGACCTGCGCGCCACCGACGTACGCCTCGCCGGCCCGGACGGCGTCCTCGCCCAGACCGCCGGTCTGCTCGGGCCGGACGACGTGCTCGAGGTCGACGCCGACCTGCCCGCGGTCCACGCCGACCCGGTCGCCGTGCGCCAGCTCTTCGGCAACCTCATCGGCAACGCCGTCAAGTACGCCGTCCCCGGCGAGCCCGCGGCGATCACGGTCCGCGCGCAGCGGCACGGTGCCCGGGTGGTGGTCGAGATCGAGGACCGCGGCGTCGGGGTCGAGGAGGAGGAGCGCTCGCTCATCTTCCAGCGGTTCCACCGCAGCGGGTCGGTGCGCGCGCACTTCCGCGGCACCGGCATGGGGCTGACGATCTGCCAGACGATCGTGCATCGGCACGGCGGCACCATCGAGTGCCTGGCCGGACCCGGTGGGCGGGGGTCGGTGTTCCGGTTCGACCTGCCTGCCGCTGGCTAG
- a CDS encoding aldehyde dehydrogenase family protein, producing the protein MSKHARSRGLPIDGVEQPTAEGWTYAARNPATAEVLWDVPDAGVTEAHAAAAAARRAFDATQWSTDVGLRADAIRRLQAALAERSDDLAALMAAETGVPVSLRAAHLDAPIALMRGEQPGEAGVTAVVTPATSPLAVAIEEVGRVLSAGGTVVLKPAPEAASAAIELGRIALDVLPRGVLNVLATRDVDVAITLTLDDRVDEVSFTGSAVTAERVQVAAERAGKRVRLDVGGPLTIEAADDADLAAVVSAAAVTVAANAGQACRLPASVVVPPHRYAEALRSAVEAMAEVVPGDPSKPDTMCGPLRSGVARDRVRRYVDLARTEGGHIALGGSVLDRDGWWFAPTVIGGLSRQSRLVREEVLGPVLMVVAGARNS; encoded by the coding sequence ATGAGCAAGCACGCCCGGTCTCGGGGGCTGCCGATCGACGGCGTGGAGCAGCCGACGGCGGAGGGGTGGACGTACGCCGCCCGCAACCCCGCGACCGCCGAGGTTCTCTGGGACGTGCCGGACGCCGGCGTCACGGAGGCCCACGCGGCGGCCGCTGCCGCGCGGCGCGCCTTCGACGCGACGCAGTGGAGCACCGACGTCGGCCTGCGCGCTGACGCGATCCGGCGCCTGCAGGCCGCGCTGGCCGAGCGCTCCGACGACCTCGCCGCCCTGATGGCCGCCGAGACCGGGGTGCCGGTGTCCCTCCGCGCCGCCCACCTCGACGCCCCGATCGCCCTGATGCGCGGCGAGCAACCCGGCGAGGCGGGGGTCACGGCCGTCGTCACGCCCGCCACCTCGCCGCTCGCGGTGGCGATCGAGGAGGTCGGCCGGGTGCTCTCGGCCGGGGGCACCGTGGTGCTCAAGCCCGCGCCCGAGGCGGCGAGCGCCGCGATCGAGCTCGGTCGGATCGCCCTCGACGTCCTGCCGCGCGGGGTCCTCAACGTGCTGGCCACCCGTGACGTCGACGTCGCCATCACCCTCACCCTCGACGACCGCGTCGACGAGGTCTCGTTCACCGGTTCGGCGGTCACGGCCGAGCGCGTGCAGGTCGCGGCCGAGCGGGCCGGCAAGCGCGTACGCCTCGACGTCGGCGGTCCGCTCACCATCGAGGCTGCCGACGACGCCGACCTGGCGGCGGTGGTGTCCGCGGCCGCGGTGACGGTGGCCGCCAACGCCGGCCAGGCGTGCCGGCTGCCCGCGAGCGTCGTGGTGCCACCCCACCGCTACGCCGAGGCCCTCCGCTCCGCCGTCGAGGCGATGGCGGAGGTGGTGCCCGGCGACCCGTCCAAGCCCGACACCATGTGCGGGCCCCTGCGCTCGGGCGTGGCCCGCGACCGGGTGCGCCGCTACGTGGACCTCGCCCGCACCGAGGGTGGCCACATCGCCCTCGGCGGCAGCGTCCTGGACCGCGACGGCTGGTGGTTCGCCCCCACCGTGATCGGCGGGCTCTCGCGTCAGTCGCGCCTGGTGCGCGAGGAGGTGCTCGGCCCGGTGCTCATGGTCGTGGCCGGCGCACGGAACAGCTGA
- a CDS encoding cupin domain-containing protein has product MNRVLDVGTLVPTTPLDPGAVVDGAPEAGSRALAAVAGVEVGVWEMTPGTATDVEVDEVFVVLSGSGTVSFDDGERVDLGPGSVVRLRAGEHTTWVVRETIRKIYVA; this is encoded by the coding sequence ATGAACCGTGTGCTGGACGTCGGGACGCTCGTGCCGACCACGCCGCTCGACCCGGGCGCCGTGGTGGACGGGGCACCCGAGGCCGGGTCGCGCGCCCTCGCCGCCGTCGCCGGGGTGGAGGTCGGGGTGTGGGAGATGACCCCGGGCACCGCGACCGACGTCGAGGTCGACGAGGTGTTCGTCGTGCTGTCCGGCTCGGGGACGGTGTCCTTCGACGACGGCGAGCGGGTCGACCTCGGTCCCGGCAGCGTCGTACGCCTGCGCGCCGGCGAGCACACCACCTGGGTCGTCCGCGAGACCATCCGCAAGATCTACGTCGCCTGA